CAACCATCTCTTAGAACTAGAACTGTATGTTCAGCTTGTGCTACAGGATAGCTAGATTTTTCTATTAAAACAGGATAGCCAAATATTACACCTTTTCTAAAAAGTTTTTGATGAATTTTTTCTTCAATATCAGTTAATTTAAACCATCTAAGAGAATAAGGTAAAAAACCTACTTTTTCTTTAATTTTTTTAATAAAATTTTCTTCTTTATTAGTAAAATTTTCTTTAAGTTTATATATTGTTATTTCTTTTCCAGAAAATACTTCACCAGCGGCTTTAGAAAAAGTCGCAAATGGTTCTATAGCATATATATGATTTTCTTTAAGAATATTTTTCTCTCTTGTAGGCACATTAGGAATTGACGTCCCTGCATGAAGCCTATATCTATCTATTTCATGACCTGTTAAATTCGAAATAGGCTTAAAACCATACTTTTTAATGGTTGAACTAACAACTTCACCTATAAATGATG
The DNA window shown above is from Nitrososphaerota archaeon and carries:
- the map gene encoding type II methionyl aminopeptidase; the protein is MAYINDFFEAGKIAKKIREEIRKVVSEGEKLFEIAEYLENRIKDEGGVPAFPCNIGINEVAAHYSPIPNDSSIIPPNSIIKIDIGVHINGCIADTALTISLNPEYDPLVSIVNIALEEVLKIIKAGISTSFIGEVVSSTIKKYGFKPISNLTGHEIDRYRLHAGTSIPNVPTREKNILKENHIYAIEPFATFSKAAGEVFSGKEITIYKLKENFTNKEENFIKKIKEKVGFLPYSLRWFKLTDIEEKIHQKLFRKGVIFGYPVLIEKSSYPVAQAEHTVLVLRDGCKILTE